In Halomarina salina, one DNA window encodes the following:
- a CDS encoding PaaI family thioesterase, with the protein MTEDNLPPGALEALQQFIESEHGYLSWLGTTVEEFAYDHIVLSVPFDEKLTNPTSPPTMHGGIAATLIDTAGGIAHRPSLDDPIHGGVATINLNVNYLRRAAGDMTATAEVIRTGGSVGVSQVTVTSDVPDQGVKPVAVGQGAYRLFQG; encoded by the coding sequence ATGACCGAGGACAACCTGCCGCCGGGGGCGCTGGAGGCGCTCCAGCAGTTCATCGAATCGGAACACGGCTACCTCTCCTGGTTGGGGACCACCGTCGAGGAGTTCGCCTACGACCACATCGTGCTCTCGGTGCCGTTCGACGAGAAACTCACCAACCCGACGTCGCCGCCGACCATGCACGGCGGCATCGCCGCGACGCTCATCGACACCGCCGGCGGCATCGCCCACCGCCCCTCGCTCGACGACCCCATCCACGGCGGCGTCGCCACCATCAACCTCAACGTCAACTACCTCCGGCGCGCCGCGGGGGACATGACCGCCACCGCCGAGGTCATCCGCACCGGCGGGTCCGTCGGCGTCAGTCAGGTGACGGTGACGAGCGACGTGCCCGACCAGGGTGTGAAGCCCGTCGCGGTCGGACAGGGGGCGTACCGACTGTTTCAGGGCTGA
- a CDS encoding right-handed parallel beta-helix repeat-containing protein has translation MTHRRRDVLRAMGAAGTVGAAGLAGEHLVGRATSQSDDGGLPAGQPPRGEPRAYEDYTVHEVPGQYDTIQAAVEAADPEDLVLVEPGVYPEAVEVTDTPRLTIRGTDRNGVILDGEFKREDGVLATVDDVVVENLTARHYVRNGFFWSSVSGWRGSYLTAYNNRVYGIYNIASQHGRYDHCYASGHTDSGFYIGQCKPCHAVIENVRSEHNAIGYSGTNAGGYLTVRDSVWRNNMGGIVPNSLDSEANPPQDSARIENNLVESNDNAEAPDEAFGYAAFGTGINVAGGVNNEVVGNTVRDHANFGIVAVPMLDDNLYPPRGNRFVGNDVSGSGRADLAVGAPQDGDNVFEDNTADTARPGGLNGGTRILGGDPWVTMVLFEQFSQLDAGGAPRGDWRTAPEPPFDELERMPNARDAPPREAVPRGEE, from the coding sequence GTGACGCATCGACGCCGTGACGTCCTCCGAGCGATGGGCGCAGCGGGTACCGTCGGCGCGGCGGGACTCGCGGGCGAGCACCTCGTCGGTAGGGCCACCTCGCAGTCGGACGACGGCGGGCTCCCGGCGGGGCAGCCACCGCGCGGCGAGCCACGGGCGTACGAGGACTACACCGTCCACGAGGTGCCGGGCCAGTACGACACCATCCAGGCCGCCGTCGAGGCGGCCGACCCGGAGGACCTCGTGCTGGTCGAACCGGGCGTCTACCCCGAGGCCGTCGAGGTGACCGACACGCCGCGGCTCACCATCCGGGGGACGGACCGCAACGGGGTGATCCTCGACGGCGAGTTCAAGCGCGAGGACGGCGTCCTCGCCACCGTCGACGACGTGGTCGTCGAGAACCTCACCGCCCGCCACTACGTCCGCAACGGCTTCTTCTGGTCCTCGGTGTCGGGGTGGCGCGGGTCGTACCTCACCGCGTACAACAACCGGGTGTACGGCATCTACAACATCGCCAGCCAGCACGGTCGCTACGACCACTGCTACGCCTCGGGCCACACCGACTCGGGGTTCTACATCGGCCAGTGCAAACCCTGCCACGCGGTCATCGAGAACGTCCGCTCCGAGCACAACGCCATCGGCTACTCCGGGACGAACGCCGGGGGCTACCTCACGGTCAGGGACTCCGTCTGGCGGAACAACATGGGCGGCATCGTCCCGAACTCCCTCGATAGCGAGGCGAACCCGCCACAGGACAGCGCCCGCATCGAGAACAACCTCGTCGAGTCGAACGACAACGCCGAGGCTCCCGACGAGGCGTTCGGCTACGCCGCGTTCGGCACGGGCATCAACGTCGCGGGCGGGGTGAACAACGAGGTGGTCGGCAACACCGTCCGCGACCACGCCAACTTCGGCATCGTCGCCGTCCCGATGCTCGACGACAACCTCTACCCGCCGCGCGGGAACCGCTTCGTCGGCAACGACGTCTCCGGGTCGGGACGCGCGGACCTCGCCGTCGGCGCGCCACAGGACGGCGACAACGTCTTCGAGGACAACACCGCGGACACCGCCCGTCCCGGCGGGCTGAACGGCGGGACGCGCATCCTCGGCGGCGACCCGTGGGTGACGATGGTGCTGTTCGAGCAGTTCTCGCAACTCGACGCGGGCGGCGCGCCGCGCGGCGACTGGCGCACCGCCCCCGAACCCCCGTTCGACGAACTGGAGCGCATGCCGAACGCGCGCGACGCGCCACCGCGCGAGGCCGTTCCACGAGGTGAGGAGTGA
- a CDS encoding halocyanin domain-containing protein: MQPPQVPDAAHSDAAGRTSRRAFVATVAGTLAVGAGCLNDGGGGGDGPDGYGSWFDGVDNYDGFVDRTGTDRTTVEVGADDGLAFAPAAIEVSPGTTVVWEWVGRGGSHNVKEDDGAFLSDYYQKQGSTFEHTFDEAGTFPYYCVPHQNQGMKGGVTVVEESTTAASHGR; this comes from the coding sequence GTGCAGCCTCCACAGGTCCCGGACGCGGCCCACTCCGACGCGGCGGGGCGGACGAGTCGCCGCGCGTTCGTCGCGACAGTCGCCGGAACGCTGGCCGTCGGTGCCGGGTGTCTGAACGACGGCGGCGGTGGCGGCGACGGCCCGGACGGGTACGGTAGCTGGTTCGACGGCGTCGACAACTACGACGGGTTCGTCGACCGCACCGGCACCGACCGGACGACGGTGGAGGTCGGGGCCGACGACGGCCTCGCGTTCGCCCCGGCAGCTATCGAGGTCAGTCCCGGCACCACCGTCGTCTGGGAGTGGGTCGGTCGAGGCGGGAGCCACAACGTCAAAGAAGACGACGGCGCGTTCCTCAGCGACTACTACCAGAAGCAGGGCTCGACGTTCGAGCACACGTTCGACGAGGCGGGGACGTTCCCGTACTACTGCGTCCCCCACCAGAACCAGGGCATGAAGGGCGGCGTCACCGTCGTCGAGGAGTCGACGACCGCCGCGTCGCACGGTCGCTGA
- a CDS encoding iron transporter — protein sequence MRRRTFLAATSGAVLASAGCLGRGADADYTPPPRVENPPSGVYRPTASVASALVDTADAGPFRLALLYSYPTRFWEVVGEQTYLRDAADDDSVHLMALAWDPETGVVFPEVGLTVEVAHAEGGDGHEPGDLVAEEAVYAMLSQGLGFHYGDNVALPGDGTYAVTVAVGGLQVRRTGAFAGRFGTPASHTFTVEYAREERDELATREQTDAGEPGAVAPLVDLPVPTAVAPDGDSSWTDLGRTTVADAVFVARLLEGDAAARFDTERYLALTVRTPYNRLLLPAMGLRLRVVREGATAFEEILTRTMDPALHYHYGTAIPALEPADELVVETMTPPQVARHDGYETAFLDIADARLTV from the coding sequence ATGCGCCGCCGGACGTTCCTCGCCGCGACGAGCGGGGCCGTGCTCGCCTCGGCCGGCTGTCTCGGCCGGGGGGCAGACGCCGACTACACCCCGCCCCCGCGCGTCGAGAACCCACCGTCCGGCGTCTACCGGCCGACCGCCAGCGTCGCGTCGGCGCTCGTCGACACCGCCGACGCGGGGCCGTTCCGGCTGGCCCTCCTCTACAGCTATCCCACGCGGTTCTGGGAGGTCGTCGGCGAGCAGACGTACCTCCGCGACGCGGCCGACGACGACTCGGTCCACCTGATGGCGCTGGCGTGGGACCCCGAGACGGGCGTCGTCTTCCCCGAGGTGGGCCTGACGGTCGAGGTCGCCCACGCGGAGGGCGGCGACGGACACGAACCGGGCGACCTGGTCGCCGAGGAGGCCGTCTACGCGATGCTCTCGCAGGGGCTCGGCTTCCACTACGGCGACAACGTCGCGCTCCCCGGCGACGGCACGTACGCCGTCACCGTCGCCGTCGGCGGGCTGCAGGTCCGCCGGACGGGCGCGTTCGCCGGCCGGTTCGGAACTCCGGCGAGCCACACGTTCACCGTCGAGTACGCCCGCGAGGAGCGAGACGAACTCGCGACCCGCGAGCAGACGGACGCCGGGGAGCCGGGTGCCGTCGCGCCGCTGGTCGACCTCCCCGTACCGACCGCCGTCGCCCCCGACGGCGACTCGTCGTGGACCGACCTCGGCCGGACGACCGTCGCGGACGCGGTGTTCGTCGCGCGACTGCTGGAGGGCGACGCCGCCGCACGGTTCGACACCGAGCGCTACCTGGCGCTCACGGTCCGGACGCCGTACAACCGACTCCTCCTCCCGGCGATGGGCCTCCGCCTTCGGGTGGTCCGCGAGGGGGCGACGGCGTTCGAGGAGATTCTGACGCGCACGATGGACCCGGCGCTTCACTACCACTACGGCACCGCGATTCCGGCGCTCGAACCCGCAGACGAACTGGTGGTCGAGACGATGACGCCGCCGCAGGTCGCCCGCCACGACGGCTACGAGACCGCGTTTCTGGATATCGCCGACGCCCGCCTGACCGTGTAG
- a CDS encoding DUF4385 domain-containing protein — translation MTDDGPEYDVDFREHPEQYDIGRGEEGVFKVEPYKSELLPLWGYTDRETADEAGEAIYEQFRAYRDREEFVGMDMARKYLQMGYTRSMRYARYPGGQKYEDGEERDPEHWADHDKREAALVYEVWWGRVRADDRYQELKERYRDSD, via the coding sequence ATGACCGACGACGGCCCCGAGTACGACGTGGACTTCCGCGAACATCCCGAGCAGTACGACATCGGCCGCGGCGAAGAAGGCGTGTTCAAGGTCGAACCCTACAAGTCCGAACTCCTCCCGCTCTGGGGGTACACCGACCGCGAGACGGCGGACGAGGCCGGCGAGGCCATCTACGAGCAGTTCCGTGCGTACCGCGACCGCGAGGAGTTCGTCGGGATGGACATGGCCCGCAAGTACCTCCAGATGGGCTACACTCGCTCGATGCGCTACGCGCGCTACCCGGGCGGGCAGAAGTACGAGGATGGAGAAGAGCGCGACCCGGAACACTGGGCCGACCACGACAAGCGCGAGGCGGCACTCGTCTACGAGGTCTGGTGGGGGAGGGTGAGAGCGGACGACCGGTACCAGGAACTGAAGGAGCGATACCGGGACTCCGACTGA
- a CDS encoding lipoyl protein ligase domain-containing protein, with amino-acid sequence MRVLRGRADDPAADRAVTRALVEDARDDGEAAVRVWTPHRQVAFGRRDTHAEGYESARAAATDRGFPPLERSVGGRAVAYTGETVAFARVTPIEDERVGIDARYEAAERDLLAALDSLGVDARPGEPPDSFCPGSHSLQAEGKVVGLAQRVQRGVATTAGICVVAEHEAIAEVLDAVYGALDHPFDPASVGSVARAGGPNDPDAVVSAIEDALVGDGERRVERLDA; translated from the coding sequence ATGCGCGTACTCCGCGGCCGGGCCGACGACCCGGCGGCCGACCGGGCGGTGACGCGGGCGCTCGTCGAGGACGCCCGCGACGACGGCGAGGCGGCGGTCCGGGTGTGGACGCCCCACCGACAGGTCGCGTTCGGGCGACGCGACACCCACGCCGAGGGCTACGAGTCGGCCCGCGCGGCGGCGACCGACCGCGGCTTCCCGCCGCTCGAACGGAGCGTCGGCGGGCGGGCGGTGGCGTACACCGGCGAGACCGTCGCGTTCGCTCGCGTGACGCCCATCGAGGACGAGCGCGTCGGCATCGACGCACGCTACGAGGCCGCCGAACGCGACCTGCTGGCGGCGCTCGACTCGCTGGGCGTCGACGCCCGGCCCGGCGAACCGCCCGACTCGTTCTGCCCGGGGAGCCACTCGCTCCAGGCCGAGGGGAAGGTCGTGGGCCTCGCCCAGCGCGTCCAGCGCGGCGTCGCCACGACGGCGGGTATCTGCGTCGTCGCCGAGCACGAAGCCATCGCCGAGGTGCTCGACGCGGTGTACGGAGCGCTCGACCACCCGTTCGACCCGGCGAGCGTCGGGAGCGTCGCGCGGGCTGGTGGGCCGAACGACCCCGACGCGGTCGTCTCGGCCATCGAGGACGCCCTCGTCGGTGACGGCGAGCGTCGCGTCGAACGCCTCGACGCCTGA
- a CDS encoding dihydroorotase → MLIRDAQFADGRTRDVRVRDGRIVTVGRNLQENDSRVVEANGNLLLPGVVDVHVHFREPGHSHKETWATGSRSAAAGGVTTVVDQPNTDPPTTTGAAFDEKANLAAKSLVDYGLNGGVTPDWDPDSLFERPLFALGEVFLADSTGDMGIDADLFRDALGRARDAGVPVTVHAEDADLFDESVLPRSTNASGERSDPRAARSREDADAWSAFRTADAEIAAVERACSVAEDVGTSIHVAHTSTPEAVDHARSAGMTCEVTPHHLYLSRDDYDDLGTFGRMNPPLRSEERRAALFDRLADGTVDMVATDHAPHTREEKDASVWDAPSGVPGVETALPLLLESVRRGDLSYERVRDVTARNPARVFGLDRKGRIHEGYDADLVLVDPEDSREIRGADLHSNCDWTPFEGKRGVFPKWTMLRGEFVYERGEDGGEERFGEASGRNVRE, encoded by the coding sequence ATGCTCATCAGGGACGCCCAGTTCGCGGACGGTCGAACCCGCGACGTCCGGGTGCGCGACGGGCGCATCGTCACGGTCGGTCGCAACCTGCAGGAGAACGACTCGCGGGTGGTCGAGGCCAACGGGAACCTCCTGTTGCCGGGCGTCGTCGACGTCCACGTCCACTTCCGGGAGCCGGGCCACTCGCACAAGGAGACCTGGGCGACCGGCTCTCGAAGCGCCGCCGCGGGTGGCGTCACCACCGTCGTCGACCAGCCCAACACCGACCCGCCGACGACGACCGGCGCGGCGTTCGACGAGAAGGCGAACCTCGCCGCGAAGTCGCTCGTCGACTACGGCCTCAACGGCGGCGTCACACCCGACTGGGACCCCGACTCGCTGTTCGAACGCCCGCTGTTCGCGCTCGGCGAGGTGTTCCTCGCGGACTCCACCGGCGACATGGGCATCGACGCCGACCTGTTCCGCGACGCCCTCGGACGCGCCCGCGACGCCGGCGTGCCCGTCACCGTCCACGCCGAGGACGCCGACCTGTTCGACGAGAGCGTGCTTCCACGAAGCACGAATGCGAGCGGGGAGCGAAGCGACCCGCGAGCGGCCCGCAGCCGAGAGGACGCCGACGCCTGGAGCGCGTTCCGCACCGCCGACGCCGAGATAGCGGCGGTCGAGCGCGCCTGTTCGGTCGCCGAGGACGTCGGGACCTCGATCCACGTCGCTCACACCTCCACCCCGGAGGCGGTCGACCACGCTCGTAGCGCGGGGATGACCTGCGAGGTGACGCCACACCACCTGTATCTCTCGCGGGACGACTACGACGACCTTGGGACGTTCGGGCGGATGAACCCCCCGCTACGGAGCGAGGAGCGCCGCGCGGCGCTGTTCGACCGCCTCGCCGACGGCACCGTCGACATGGTCGCCACGGACCACGCGCCACACACCCGCGAGGAGAAGGACGCGAGCGTCTGGGACGCGCCGAGCGGCGTCCCCGGCGTCGAGACCGCCCTGCCCCTCCTGCTGGAGTCCGTCCGGCGGGGCGACCTGAGCTACGAACGCGTGCGCGACGTGACCGCCCGGAACCCGGCGCGGGTGTTCGGGCTCGACCGCAAGGGCCGCATCCACGAGGGGTACGACGCCGACCTGGTGCTCGTCGACCCGGAGGATAGCCGGGAGATTCGCGGTGCGGACCTCCACTCGAACTGCGACTGGACGCCGTTCGAGGGGAAGCGAGGGGTGTTCCCGAAGTGGACGATGCTCCGCGGCGAGTTCGTCTACGAGCGCGGCGAGGACGGCGGCGAGGAGCGCTTCGGCGAGGCGAGCGGGCGGAACGTGCGTGAGTAA
- a CDS encoding DUF7268 family protein, giving the protein MADPLDSTDALRQYLRASARLLAGSAVVGAVLGAVLYLALLATSDDPRGASTTAFALGALVFGFGTLGWSGSVLLGESVESAQRLRDTASDWSEADSRRAMARVAGAGAGSMAAVAVLGSVLTAL; this is encoded by the coding sequence GTGGCCGACCCGCTCGACTCGACCGACGCGCTTCGGCAGTATCTCCGGGCCAGCGCCCGACTGCTCGCCGGAAGTGCGGTCGTCGGGGCGGTCCTCGGGGCAGTGCTCTACCTCGCGCTTCTCGCCACGAGTGACGACCCTCGTGGTGCGAGTACGACGGCGTTCGCACTCGGTGCGCTCGTCTTCGGCTTCGGGACGCTCGGGTGGTCGGGGTCGGTGTTGCTCGGCGAGAGCGTCGAGTCGGCACAGCGACTCCGCGACACGGCGTCGGACTGGTCGGAAGCGGACTCGCGCCGTGCGATGGCTCGCGTCGCAGGTGCTGGCGCTGGCTCGATGGCCGCCGTCGCCGTCCTCGGGAGCGTCCTCACGGCGCTCTGA
- a CDS encoding ABC transporter permease — protein MAAETQTRTADSRGFLDRLRASPFLSQLLSNRLAVAGIVIIVGMVVTALYARLFVAGPFGADLSAITGSRLGSAQNKAPPGALAGEGLLTDIFGTDSAARDIYKRTLYGAWLALKFGTITVGLSTLLGVGLGILAAYYGDVTDNVIMRTMDVFLAFPSLLLALALVAIFGAGLWKAVIALTLVYTPRFARVVRGAALKVLEDEYVDATVALGATDPRVLVKHVLPNCLAPVTVQSTLNFGLAIIDLAALSFLGFGAEPGTPSWGIMLAQGVENGLLTGKWWLSFFPGLFLAVTVLGFNLLGDGMRDALDPRMRETVD, from the coding sequence ATGGCAGCCGAAACCCAGACGAGGACGGCGGACTCGCGGGGGTTCCTCGACCGCCTCCGCGCCTCGCCGTTCCTCTCACAGCTACTCTCGAATCGCCTCGCCGTCGCCGGCATCGTCATCATCGTCGGGATGGTGGTGACGGCGCTGTACGCTCGCCTGTTCGTCGCCGGGCCGTTCGGCGCGGACCTGAGCGCCATCACCGGCTCCCGGCTCGGGTCGGCCCAGAACAAGGCTCCACCGGGGGCACTCGCCGGTGAAGGGCTGCTGACGGACATCTTCGGGACGGACTCCGCCGCCCGCGACATCTACAAGCGGACGCTGTACGGCGCGTGGCTGGCGCTGAAGTTCGGCACCATCACCGTCGGTCTCTCGACGCTGCTCGGCGTCGGTCTCGGCATCCTCGCGGCGTACTACGGCGACGTGACGGACAACGTCATCATGCGGACGATGGACGTGTTCCTCGCGTTCCCCTCCCTCCTGCTCGCACTGGCGCTCGTCGCCATCTTCGGCGCGGGTCTCTGGAAGGCGGTCATCGCCCTCACGCTCGTCTACACGCCCCGGTTCGCCCGGGTCGTCCGTGGCGCGGCGCTGAAGGTGCTCGAAGACGAGTACGTCGACGCGACGGTCGCGCTCGGGGCGACCGACCCGCGCGTGCTCGTCAAGCACGTCCTGCCGAACTGCCTCGCGCCCGTCACCGTCCAGTCGACACTGAACTTCGGGCTGGCCATCATCGACCTCGCCGCGCTGTCGTTCCTCGGGTTCGGTGCGGAACCGGGGACGCCCTCGTGGGGTATCATGCTCGCACAGGGTGTCGAGAACGGCCTGCTCACCGGCAAGTGGTGGCTGTCGTTCTTCCCCGGGTTGTTCCTCGCCGTGACCGTCCTCGGGTTCAACCTGCTCGGCGACGGGATGCGTGACGCGCTCGACCCGCGGATGCGCGAGACCGTCGACTGA
- a CDS encoding ABC transporter permease, with protein sequence MVSKRFVLQRLLLLIPVLFGVATLVFAILHLAPGDPAKVIVGQRASTAQVQQVRTELGLNDPIWVQYVRFLGDAIQFDFGNSYQIAKGTPVREVLVDRLPVTIELALYGQVLGILFGIPLGVLSAVKQDTVTDHLTRVGALAGISVPIFWSGPLLILLFATTLGWLPTSGRIGTQFFLPETWTLLGTELPLTGMVTVDTILLGNWEAFVSAVQHMFLPAAVIGIYSMALLSRMMRSSMLEVVRQDYMRTARAKGQGAKITVMKHGFRNALIPVITVIGIQFGTLLGGAVLTETIFGIGGIGTMLVSAIGATDYPLVQGTVLTFALLFTLVNLGVDITYSYLDPRIQQ encoded by the coding sequence ATGGTATCTAAGCGGTTCGTACTGCAACGCCTCCTCCTGTTGATCCCCGTCCTGTTCGGGGTCGCGACACTCGTGTTCGCCATCCTGCACCTCGCGCCCGGCGACCCGGCGAAGGTCATCGTCGGCCAGCGAGCGTCGACGGCGCAGGTCCAGCAGGTCCGCACCGAACTGGGGTTGAACGACCCCATCTGGGTCCAGTACGTCCGGTTCCTCGGCGACGCCATCCAGTTCGACTTCGGCAACTCCTACCAGATCGCGAAGGGGACGCCGGTTCGTGAGGTGCTCGTCGACCGACTGCCCGTCACCATCGAACTCGCCCTGTACGGACAGGTGCTCGGCATCCTGTTCGGCATCCCGCTGGGCGTGCTCTCGGCGGTGAAACAGGACACGGTCACCGACCACCTGACGCGGGTCGGGGCGCTCGCCGGCATCTCCGTCCCCATCTTCTGGAGCGGGCCGTTGCTCATCTTGCTGTTCGCGACCACGCTCGGGTGGCTGCCGACGAGCGGCCGCATCGGCACGCAGTTCTTCCTGCCCGAGACGTGGACGCTGCTCGGCACGGAACTGCCGTTGACGGGGATGGTCACCGTCGACACCATCCTGCTGGGGAACTGGGAGGCGTTCGTCTCCGCGGTCCAGCACATGTTCCTGCCGGCGGCGGTCATCGGCATCTACTCGATGGCGCTGCTGTCGCGGATGATGCGCTCGTCGATGCTCGAAGTGGTCAGACAGGACTACATGCGGACGGCTCGCGCGAAGGGCCAGGGCGCGAAGATAACGGTGATGAAACACGGCTTCCGGAACGCGCTCATCCCGGTCATCACCGTCATCGGCATCCAGTTCGGGACGCTCCTCGGCGGGGCCGTCCTCACCGAGACCATCTTCGGTATCGGCGGTATCGGGACGATGCTCGTCAGCGCCATCGGGGCGACCGACTACCCGCTCGTGCAGGGCACCGTCCTGACGTTCGCGCTGCTGTTCACGCTCGTGAACCTCGGCGTCGACATCACCTACAGCTACCTCGACCCACGTATCCAACAGTAA
- a CDS encoding ABC transporter substrate-binding protein, translated as MVDDDTDRRTFLKVAGSTAAAATVAGCLGGDGGGDDGNGSGDGDGDGGGNGSGDGGGGEDVDPSGSLVYSRGDHPTNYDPQQTTSGEVAKVTNQVFNQLIQFVPGGGGELEAGLATEYDLEGTTATLKLREGVTFHSGAEFTAADFEATFRRFVDEEYEYYLGTENASGYGPFTLGDWIDSVNAKDDYNLELELTQKYAPFLRNLAMFASSVLSKKQIEELGADPASQVELGSNPIGTGPFTFEQMDSSNQRVQLTRNGEYWGDGPYVEQVIFDTIPDNSTRAQSVLNGDSHIIDGIGAQASQQIQNANSATLAEKDGINIGYMAFNMDRFEAFRNTKVRQAISYAINTKAIVDQIYEGFASQADQPIPPNVLGYNESLDPYPQDKEKAQSLLEEAGQTGFSFELATFSNPRGYNPSPVNTAQQVKSDLADVGLEVSINQFSTFSSYLDYTDQGKHDACFLGWYTDNADPDNFFYALLHPQVNRSEIPEDQDWVSFDTEGYNTLSVSAWANSDYMDLVEEGQSTYDEAQRKSLYQDAAKIAHDEAPWVFIDYAKTLRGVNQAVASDSYTVSSVGGPYLNTVQLN; from the coding sequence ATGGTCGATGATGACACCGATAGACGTACGTTTCTCAAAGTAGCCGGCAGTACGGCGGCGGCCGCCACCGTCGCTGGCTGTCTCGGTGGTGACGGCGGCGGTGACGACGGCAACGGCTCCGGTGACGGCGACGGCGACGGCGGCGGCAACGGCTCCGGCGACGGCGGTGGTGGCGAGGACGTCGACCCCAGCGGCTCGCTCGTCTACTCGCGCGGTGACCACCCGACGAACTACGACCCACAGCAGACGACCAGCGGCGAAGTCGCGAAGGTCACCAACCAGGTGTTCAACCAGCTCATCCAGTTCGTCCCCGGTGGCGGCGGCGAACTCGAAGCCGGGTTGGCGACGGAGTACGACCTGGAGGGGACGACGGCCACCCTCAAACTCCGCGAAGGCGTCACGTTCCACAGCGGCGCGGAGTTCACCGCCGCGGACTTCGAGGCCACGTTCCGCCGGTTCGTCGACGAGGAGTACGAGTACTACCTCGGCACCGAGAACGCCTCGGGGTACGGGCCGTTCACCCTGGGCGACTGGATCGACTCGGTCAACGCGAAAGACGACTACAACCTCGAACTCGAACTCACCCAGAAGTACGCTCCCTTCCTGCGGAACCTGGCGATGTTCGCCTCCTCCGTCCTCTCGAAGAAGCAGATCGAGGAGCTGGGTGCGGACCCCGCGAGTCAGGTCGAACTCGGGAGCAACCCCATCGGGACCGGTCCGTTCACCTTCGAGCAGATGGACTCCTCGAACCAGCGCGTCCAGTTGACGCGCAACGGCGAGTACTGGGGGGACGGCCCGTACGTCGAACAGGTCATCTTCGACACCATCCCGGACAACTCGACGCGCGCACAGTCGGTGCTCAACGGCGACTCGCACATCATCGACGGCATCGGTGCGCAGGCGTCCCAGCAGATTCAGAACGCAAACAGTGCGACGCTCGCCGAGAAGGACGGCATCAACATCGGGTACATGGCGTTCAACATGGACCGCTTCGAGGCGTTCCGTAACACGAAGGTCCGCCAGGCCATCAGCTACGCCATCAACACGAAGGCCATCGTCGACCAGATCTACGAGGGCTTCGCCTCGCAGGCCGACCAGCCCATCCCGCCGAACGTGCTGGGGTACAACGAGAGTCTCGACCCGTACCCACAGGACAAGGAGAAGGCGCAGTCGCTGCTCGAGGAGGCCGGTCAGACCGGTTTCTCCTTCGAACTCGCGACGTTCTCGAACCCCCGTGGGTACAACCCGTCGCCGGTCAACACGGCCCAGCAGGTCAAATCCGACCTCGCCGACGTCGGGCTGGAGGTGAGCATCAACCAGTTCTCGACGTTCTCCTCGTACCTCGACTACACCGACCAGGGCAAACACGACGCGTGTTTCCTCGGCTGGTACACCGACAACGCCGACCCGGACAACTTCTTCTACGCGCTGCTCCACCCGCAGGTCAACCGCAGCGAGATTCCGGAAGATCAGGACTGGGTCAGCTTCGACACCGAGGGGTACAACACCCTCAGCGTCTCGGCGTGGGCCAACAGCGACTACATGGACCTCGTCGAGGAGGGCCAGTCCACCTACGACGAAGCCCAGCGCAAGTCGCTGTATCAGGACGCCGCGAAGATCGCCCACGACGAGGCACCGTGGGTGTTCATCGACTACGCGAAGACGCTCCGTGGCGTCAACCAGGCGGTCGCGTCGGACAGCTACACCGTCAGCTCCGTCGGCGGGCCGTACCTCAACACGGTCCAGCTGAACTAG